A genomic window from Silene latifolia isolate original U9 population chromosome Y, ASM4854445v1, whole genome shotgun sequence includes:
- the LOC141632135 gene encoding uncharacterized protein LOC141632135, which produces MNYLSINCRGLGNSDSVSALRELVRREAPAILFLSETKLSGREMRKVRERFDGYFGIEVDSMGRSGGLAFLWKKEIDCTFVSASVHHMDFVIKGEEGEWRVTGFYGWPAVNDRHLSWELLRVLHNQSSLPWIYFGDYNEVLFATEMKEGSRPQWQMNNFQAAVDDCGLRDLPRVGYNFSYDNGQAGEANRQSMIDRAMGNGGWFELFLFAKVHYLDREWSDHAPIKVVLNGRAPVVERARAFRFEQIWVGSEGCEEAVEMGVLKGGRNLAKIINEYTAELRAWKKTNISQIS; this is translated from the coding sequence atgaatTATTTAAGCATTAACTGTCGGGGCTTGGGCAATTCCGACAGTGTGAGTGCCCTCCGTGAGCTGGTACGGAGGGAGGCCCCGGCCATTCTTTTTCTTTCTGAAACGAAGTTGAGTGGTCGTGAGATGAGGAAGGTGAGGGAACGGTTTGATGGCTATTTTGGGATTGAAGTTGATAGTATGGGTCGTTCAGGCGGACTAGCATTTCTTTGGAAGAAGGAGATCGACTGTACCTTTGTTTCAGCGTCGGTTCACCATATGGATTTTGTTATAAAGGGGGAGGAAGGGGAATGGAGAGTGACCGGTTTTTATGGTTGGCCTGCTGTCAATGATCGTCATTTATCTTGGGAACTATTACGGGTTTTACATAACCAATCTTCGCTCCCGTGGATTTACTTTGGTGATTATAACGAAGTGCTCTTTGCTACCGAAATGAAAGAGGGGAGCCGACCACAATGGCAGATGAATAATTTTCAAGCGGCTGTGGATGATTGTGGACTACGGGATCTACCTCGGGTGGGTTATAATTTTTCTTACGATAATGGTCAAGCTGGTGAAGCGAATAGACAGAGTATGATAGACAGAGCTATGGGTAATGGGGGTTGGTTTGAGCTATTTCTGTTTGCAAAAGTACACTACTTGGATCGGGAATGGTCGGACCACGCTCCAATTAAGGTGGTATTGAATGGGAGGGCTCCGGTGGTGGAACGGGCTCGTGCATTTAGATTCGAGCAAATTTGGGTTGGGAGTGAAGGCTGCGAAGAAGCCGTCGAGATGGGAGTATTGAAGGGAGGCAGAAACTTGGCGAAGATCATTAACGAATATACAGCTGAGCTACGAGCGTGGAAGAAAACTAATATCTCACAAATAAGCTGA